A stretch of the Erinaceus europaeus chromosome 1, mEriEur2.1, whole genome shotgun sequence genome encodes the following:
- the GTSF1L gene encoding gametocyte-specific factor 1-like: protein MEPEALEICPYNPHHRIPLSRFQYHLASCRRKNPKMAKKMASCKYNACHVVPIKKLEEHEATCVNRSTIEEEEGMDKDCLNPLKGSSLPTSGQNGVTPPPAPWLPNPDSWNVDSTDCHPMFILKTFVPQKLVCESDRRESEREDHQALSPD, encoded by the coding sequence ATGGAGCCGGAAGCCTTGGAGATTTGCCCTTACAACCCTCACCACCGAATCCCGCTCAGCAGATTTCAGTACCATCTGGCTTCCTGCCGGAGGAAGAACCCCAAGATGGCCAAAAAGATGGCCAGCTGCAAATACAATGCCTGCCACGTGGTCCCCATCAAAAAACTGGAGGAGCACGAGGCCACCTGTGTCAACAGAAGCACCatcgaggaggaggaaggaatggATAAAGACTGCTTGAACCCCCTGAAAGGCAGCAGCCTTCCCACTTCAGGGCAAAATGGAGTCACCCCTCCAcctgccccctggctccccaacccaGACTCCTGGAATGTAGACAGCACTGACTGTCACCCCATGTTCATCCTTAAGACTTTCGTCCCCCAAAAGCTTGTTTGTGAAAGTGacaggagagagtcagagagagaggaccaCCAAGCCTTGTCCCCTGACTAG